Within the Streptomyces sp. YIM 121038 genome, the region CCCGACGACCCCGCCAACTGGCCCCGCGTCCTGACGGTGTGGCGGGCCAACCTGATCGGCTCCTCGGCCAAGGGCAACGAGTTCTTCCAGCGGCACCTGCTCGGCACCACCGACAACGCGAGCGCCGACGAGGTCCCGCCCGACGACCGGCCCCGGCACGTCGCCTGGCACGAACAGGCCCCGCGCGGCAAGCTCGACCTGCTGCTCGCGCTCGACTTCCGCATGACCTCCACCACGCTCTTCGCCGACCTCGTGCTGCCCGCCGCCACCTGGTACGAGAAGCACGACCTGTCCAGCACGGACATGCACCCCTACGTGCACGCCTTCTCCCCGGCGATCAACCCGCCCTGGCAGGCCCGCACCGACTTCGAGATCTTCCACGGGCTCGCCGCCGAGGTGTCACGGCTCGCCCACGGGCGCCTGGACGTCGCCCACGACCTGGTGGCCACGGCCCTCCAGCACGACACCCCCGGCGAGGCACCGCCGCCGGGGCCCACCGGGCCGCAGTACACGCTCGTCGAGCGCGACTACCGGGCCGTCGCCGACAAGCTCGCCGCGCTCGGCCCGCTGCCCGACGAACTGGGCCTCCAGGTCAAGGGCGTCACCGTCCGCACCGCCCCCGAGAGCCGCTGGCTGACGGCCCGCTGCGGCACCGCCGCCGCGGGACCGGCCCGGGGCAGGCCCCTGCTGGACACCGACGTCAAGCTGTGCGAAGCGATCCTCGCGCTCTCCGGCACCACCAACGGCCGCGTCGCCGCCGAAGGGCTGCGCCGGCTGGCCGAACGCTGCGGCGGCGACAGCGGGCTGGAGGAACTCGCCGCGTCGGTCGCCGAGCGACGCGTCGTCTTCTCCGACACCCAGGCCCGCCCCGTGCAGGTCAGCGCCAGCTTCGAATGGTCCGGCAAGGAGGCGTCCGACCGGCGCTACGCGCCCTTCACGATCAACACCGAACACCGCAAGCCCTGGCACACCTTCACCGGACGGCAGCACTTCTACCTCGACCACCCCTGGATCACCGAGTTCGGCGAACAGCTGCCCGTCTACCGGCCGCCCCTCGACCTCGCCCTCCTCGGCGAGCGGCCCGCCACCGACGGCGACGGCACCTCGGTGACCGTGCGCTACCTGACACCGCACTCGAAGTGGTCCATCCACTCCGAGTACCAGGAGAACCTCCTGATGCAGACCCTCGCCCGCGGCGGGCCCGTCATCTGGATCAGCGTCACCGACGCCGAAGCGATCGGCGTGGCGGACAACGACTGGATCGAAGCGGTCAACGCCAACGGCGTGGTCGTCGCCCGCGCCGTCGTCTCGCACCGGATGCCGCCCGGCACGGTGTTCATGTACCACGTGCAGGAACGCCTGGTGAACGTCCCCAAGTCGGAGCGCACCGGGCGGCGCGGCGGCGTCCACAACGCCCTCACCCGGCTCCTCGTCAAACCGACCCACCTCATCGGCGGACACGCCCAGCTGTCCTTCGCCCCCAACTACTACGGCCCGACCGGCAACCAGCGCGACGCGGTCACCGTGATCCGCCGCCGCTCCCAGGAGGTGCAGTACTGATGCCCCGTGACGAAGGCGCCATCGGACGCTGCATGGCACAGGTGGCGATGGTGATGAACCTCGACAAGTGCATCGGCTGCCACACCTGCTCGGTCACCTGCAAACAGACGTGGACCAACCGCTCGGGCACCGAGTACGCCTGGTTCAACAACGTCGAGACCCGCCCCGGCCAGGGCTACCCCCGCGGCTACGAGGACCAGGACAGGTGGAAGGGCGGCTGGCGGCTCAAGCACGGCCGTCTCGTGCCGCGCAGCGGCGGCCGCGCCCGCCGCCTCGCACGGCTCTTCGCCAACCCCGAACTGCCCTCCCTCGACGACTACTACGAGCCGTGGACCTACGACTACGACAACCTGATCAGCGCGCCCCTGGGCGACGACGTCCCCACGGCCGCGCCGCGTTCCCAGATCGACGGCCGCCCGACGTCCGTCACCTGGGGGCCCAACTGGGACGACGACCTCGGCGGCGGGCCCCAGCACCTCGCGGGCGACCCCGTCCTGAGGGACATCGGCGAACAGGTGCGCCTGGAGTACGAGCAGGCGTTCATGTTCTATCTGCCCCGCATCTGCGAGCACTGCCTCAACCCGTCCTGCGTCGCCGTGTGCCCCTCCGGCGCGCTGTACAAGCGCATCGAGGACGGCATCGTCCTCGTCGACCAGGACCGCTGCCGCGGCTGGCGCATGTGCGTCACCGGCTGCCCGTACAAGAAGGTCTACTTCAACCACAGCACCGGCAAGGCCGAGAAGTGCACCCTGTGCTACCCGCGCATCGAGGCCGGGCAGCCCACCGTCTGCTCCGAGACCTGCGTCGGCCGGCTGCGCTACCTCGGCGTGATCCTCTACGACGCCGACAAGGCGGGGGAGGCCGCGGCCACCCCCGACGAGAAGGACCTGTACCAGGCCCAACTGGACTGCTTCCTCGACCCCTTCGACCCCCGGGTGGCGGCCGCGGCCGAGGCGTCCGGCATCCCGCACGACTGGATCACGGCCGCCCGCCGCTCCCCGGTGTACGACCTGATCAGCCGGTACCAGGTGGCCCTGCCCCTGCATCCCGAGTACCGCACGCTGCCCATGGTCTGGTACGTGCCGCCGCTCTCCCCGGTGGTCGAGTCCCTCACCGCCACCGGCCACGACGGCGAGGACCCCGCCAAGCTCTTCGCCGCCATCGACACCCTGCGCATCCCCGTCTCCTACCTGGCCGGTCTGTTCACCGCGGGCGACCCCGCGCCCGTCGAGGCCGCGCTGTGCCGCCTCGCCGCGATGCGCTCCCACATGCGGCGCGTCAACCTCGGCGAGGAGCAGGACCCCGCCATCGCCCGCGCCGTCGGCATGGACGCCGGGGAGGTCGAGGCCATGTACCGGCTGCTCGCCCTCGCCAAGTACGACGAGCGCTACGTCATCCCCACCGGCTACCACACCACCGCCACCGGCGACGAGCCGGACGGCTGCAGCCTCGACCACGACCACGGCCCGGGCATGTTCGACGCCGACGCCTTCCACACCCCGCCGCCCGGCACCGAGGAGCCCGAGCCCGAACACGCCGGGACCTCGCTGCGCGGCCGTGTCAACCTCCTGGACTGGAACGGGCAGGGCCGCCCCGATGGCCTCTTCCCCGGCCCCGAAGGGCACCGGGCATGAGCGGCACACCCCTCGTCCACCAGGCCGCTTCCCTGCTCCTGCGTCACCCCGACGCGGACTGGCCGCACCGGCTCCACGCGGTCACCACGGCCCTCGCCGCCGCCCCCGGCCGGCGCGCGGAACCGCTGCTCCGGTTCTGCGCGGCCGTCACCGACGTCCCCGTGCTCGACCTGTCCGCGCGCTATGTGGCGACCTTCGACCGCAGCCGCAGGCGCACCCTGCACCTGACGTACTACACCGACGGCGACACGCGCCGCCGCGGCCAGTCCCTGCTGCGCTGGCAGGATCTGTACCGCGCGCACGGGTGGCAGCCGCCCGCCGACGAACTGCCCGACTTCCTGCCCCTGGCCCTGGAATTCGCCGCCCGCTGCCCCGCACCGGGGCGCACCGCCCTGCGGGAGCACCGCGCCGCCGTCGAACTCCTCCGGCTCGCCCTGCGCGACCACCGCAGCCCCTACGCCGACGTCCTCGAAGCCGTCTGCCGCACCCTGCCCGGCGCGTCGCCCACCGACCGCGCCGCCGCACTGCGCCTGGCCCGGACGGGACCGCCCACCGAGACGGTCGGACTCCTGCCCTTCCCCCGACGAACCGCTGCGCACCCGCACGAGGAGGAGACCGTCTCGTGAAGCACCTGCACACCACCTTGTGGGGCGTGCTGCCCTATCTCGTCGTGGCCTTCATGGTCACGGGCACCGTGTGGCGCTACCGCTACGACCGGTTCGGCTTCACCACCCGCTCCAGCCAGCTGCACGAGAACCGGCTCCTGCGGGTCGGCGGCCCCCTCTTCCACTTCGGTCTGCTCTTCGTCATCGCCGGACACCTCATCGGCCTGCTCGTCCCCGAGGCCTTCACCGACCGCGTCCACGTCCACGAGTGGCTCTACCACGCCAACGCGCTGCTCGTCGGCGGCATCGCGGGCCTCGCCACCCTGGCCGGGCTCGCGATCCTGCTCTACCGCCGCCTGCGCGTACCGGCCGTCCGCGGCGCCACCAGCCGCAGCGACCGCGCCGTCTACCCGCTCCTCGCCGCGGTGATCCTGGCCGGGATCACCGCGACCGCCTCCACCGCGCCGCCCCACCACTACGACTACCGGCTCGGCGTCTCCGTGTGGGTCCGCTCCCTGTTCGCCCTGGACCCCGACGTGTCGGCCATGTCCCACGCCCCGTTCGTCTACCAGACGCACACGCTGCTCGCCATGGCGCTGTTCGCGCTGTGGCCCTTCAGCCGCCTCGTGCACGCCTTCACCGCCCCGGTCGGCTATCTGGCCCGCCCCTACATCGTCTACCGCTCCCGCGGCGCGCGGCCCGCGCCGGTGACCCGTCCCGCCCCGGTGGCCGCCCCGCCGGTACGGGACGCCGCCGCGCGCCGGTGAGGGACGGGCTCCGGCTCCGTGACCGGTGCCGGTCGCTGCCACCGGCGTGCTTCGCGCCCGTCATGGCCACCGGCATCGTGTCCCGGGCCCTGAACGAAGCCGGGATCCGCACCGCCTCCACGCTGCTCTTCGCCTTCGCGTGCGCGCTCTACGCCGTCCTCCTGGTGGCGAGCGGCGCCAAGGCCCTGTTCCACCCCGCGGCCCTCCGAGCCGAACTCACCGACCCCGCCCGGGTGTTCGGCCACTTCACCTTCGTCGCGGCCTCCGGCGTCCTCGCCACCCGCCTCAGCCACGGCCCCGCACGCGGCACGGCGTACGTCCTGCTCGCCGTGGCGGGCGCGGCCTGGGCGGTGCTCGCCCTCGGCCTCCCGCGCCTGCCGCGTTCGGCCGCGCGGGAGGCCGACGGCACCTGGTTCCTGGCCGCCGTCGGCCTCCAGTCGCTGGTCCTCTGCCTCACCAGCCTGCCGCCGCGCCCCGTGCTCGTACCGCTCGCGTTCGCCCTGTGGTGGTGCGGGGTCCTGCTGTACGCGGGCACCGCCACCGTCCTCGGCCACCGGCTGCTGCGCCATCCGCCGGGCCCCGCGCGCTGCACTCCGGCGTACTGGGTCACGATGGGAGCCGTGGCCATCAGCACGCTCGCGGGCACCCAACTCCACGACCACGAAGACCTCTTGCCGCCCGCGGCCCGCGGCACGCTCGCCCTCGCCGTGGTCGTCCTGTGGAGCTGGGCGACCGTGCTCATACCGCCGCTGCTCGCCACGGGCTGGTGGCGGCACCTCCACCACCGCGTCCCGCTGGCGTACGAGCCCGCCCTGTGGTGTGTCGTCTTCCCCGTCGGCATGTACGCCACCGCCACCGCGCGCGTCACCGCCACGCTGACGCCGCACGCGCCGGGCGCGGCCGTCCGTCTGCTCGCCTGGGTCGCGGCGGCGGTGTGGCTGACGGTGCAGGGGCACGCGGTGGCGGCGCGGCGTCCCGCTCGCCCCTGACGCCGGGGAGCCGGCCTTCCGCGCCGGAGGGCGTCAGCGGGCCGGCCTCCCGCGCCCGAGGGCGCCAGGGGGCCGCGGGGCTCCATCAAGGAGCCACCCGCCGGAACTCCTCGGCGACCTCGGGCACATGGATCGAACGGTCGCCCGCCACCTCCAGCAAGGCCCGCAACCCCGCCACCAGGCCCGACCGTGCCTCGGGCGGCACCCCTTCGACGAGCTTGGCCACCTCCCGGCGCCGGTGCCGCAGGACGCGCTCCACCAGGGCCGCGCCCGACGGCGTCAGCGTGAGGATCACCTCGCGCCTGCTGTCGGGATTGGCCCGCCGGTCCACGAGGCCCCCCGCTTCGAGCCGCGCCACCGCGCGCAGCGCCGTCGAGGCGTTCACTCCGAGCACCTCGGCCAGTTCGGCGAGTTTGACCGGGCCGCACCCCTCCAGGGCGACCATCGTCCGCAGCTGCGGCAGCGAGAGCGTCTCGTCCACCTCGGCCAGTGCTCGTGCCGACATGCCCATCACCAGGCGCGACGCCGCCATCACCACAGCGACCACGTCGTCCTCGTCGACCACCGCTCCGCCTCCGCCCCCGGCCCCGCCCCCGCCGCCCCGGTCACGGCGGCCGGCAGCGAGCCCCTCACTCGACACCATGGCAAGACCGTAGGGCATAGGCCCGGTGGCCGGATCGGGATCGGTCCGGCCCGTTGGTTCACCGGCACGGCAGCGGACGGTCCTAGGGTGTCCGGCGGACCGGAGCGAGAGGCCGCCGAACGCCTCGGCGGCCGTGAGGGGGGGAGCCATGGACCACGAGCGCACGCCGTCCGGGCGCGGGGTGTTGGAGGGGGCCTTCCTCCTGTTGGAGGAGCTCGCCCGGGTGGGCGAGGCCGGGCCGACCGGCCTCAGTCACGCGACCGGACTGCCCAAGAGCACCGTGCACCGGCTGCTCGACCAGCTCACCGCCCTGGGCGCGGTGGAGCGGCTCGACGGGGGCTACCGCATCGGCGCGACCGTGGCCCGCCTGGGCCGGTCCTGGAACGCCCATCGGGCCCTGGAGAGGAACGCGGCGCTGCCCTTGCGGCACCTGGTCTCGGTGACGCGGGCGACGGTCTGCCTGACCGTTCCGCACGCCGGGCAGATGACGGTGGTGACCGGGATACCCGCGGCCGCCCGGGAGTTCTTCCCCCATCTGGCGGGCCAGACGCTGCCGCCCGACAGCGCCGCCGACGTGATCTTCGCCGCCGCGGGGCCGACGGCCGCACCGCCGCCCCAGGGGCACACCGCGGCCCAGTGGACCCGCCGGGTGCGCAGGGCCCGCGAGCAGGGCGCCGACATGCACCAGTACGAGTGGGACGGCGAGCGCAACTGCCTTGCGGTGCCGGTGCACGCCCCCTCGGGCGAGGTCGTCGCCGCCGTCGGCGTGGCCGTCGTGGACACGCGCCGCCTCACCACCACCGTGGAAGCCGCCCAGCGCGCCGCCCGCATGCTGAGCACGAGCCTGGGGCGGACACCCGGCGCCGGAACCCCGCGCGGCTGCTGAAGGCGGCGCAGCGGCCGTGGGGACGCGCTCCACCGACATCTCAAGGCCCGTCCAGGTTGTACGCATGGCGTCCGATTGACCCGTGCCAAAGGGTGCGCTTGGATCCGTGGAGGCCCTCGGCGTCGGGCCGGGGGGAACACGCTCTGGGGGGAACATGTCCTTGGCTGGAAGCGTGCAGTCGTCCGCCGTACGCGCCTTACGGATCGGCAGGGCCGCCGTCGCGGTCACCGCGGTCGGAGTCGTCGGTCTCACCGTGCCGCCCGCGACCGCGCAGGCGGCCGGGCCCGTCCCGTCACCCGCGCCGAGCGTGGAGCGCGTGTCCGTCGCCGCCGACGGCACCCAGGCCGACAACAACTCGACCCACGCCTCCCTGTCACGCAACGGCGCCTTCACCGTCTTCCACAGTGCCGCCACCAACCTCACGTCGGAGCCCACGCCCCGCCCGCCCGGCGCGGTGCACGTCCGTGACAACGCCACCGGCGCGGTCAAACGGATCAGGGACTCCTTGCAGGACCCCGCCGTCAGCGACGACGGACGGTACGTCACCTACCTCGGCTGGGGCAGCCAGACGGTCAAGGTCAAACTGACCGACCTGGAGACCGGGCAGACGAGGACCGTCAGCAGCGGCCCGGCCAAGGCCGGGTCCAACAGCGCCACCATGAGCGCCGACGGCCGCTACATCGCCTTCACCCAGCTGCCCGACCACCCCTCGGTCCCGTCCCGCGTCGACGTCTACGACCGCGTCAAGGACACCTACGAGACCGTGAGCGAGGGCCCGCCGGTCTCCACCCGCGACATGCAGGAGCCGTCCATCAGCGCCGACGGCCGCTACGTCGCCTACCGCGACGCGGGCACCGGCGAGGTCTGGCGCTACGACCGCGACCAGCACACCCGCGTCCGCGTCGACGACAGCGGGTCGAGCGAACTCGTCCAGCTCAGCGGGAACGGCCGTACCGTCGCCATCAACACGACGGACGGCACCTACGTACGGGACGTACCCAACGGCGCGACCACGCGGCTGCCCGGCAAGAGGATCGACGCGCTCAGCCAGAACGGCCACCAGGTGCTCTACCAGAGCAACGGCCCCGTGGCGTACTCCGCGCTCCGCCTGCGCCACGTCCCGAGCGGCCGGGAGACCGACGTCCACGGCACCGCACGGGCCGTTCCCGGAGCCCTCGCCGGTGAGGACCGTCTCGTCTTCGACAGCCCCGACGCGGGCATCGTCCCGGGCGACACGAACGGCAAGGCCGACATCTTCCTGTGGCGGGCCCACCCGCCTCAGAACGGCAGGTAGAAGCTGAGCACGTCCGCGGTCAGCGGCGGGAAGAGCGCCCGGAACAGCTCCTCCCGCGCGGCGTAGACATCGGGCCGCAGGCGCGTCAGGCCCTCCAGGCCGTGCGGGCCGAACAGCAGGGCGGGCAGCTGGTCGGGCGCCACCCCGGCGCCGCCCACGGCCCTGGGGCCCTGCATCGGCCCGCCGGTGACCACGGACCCGAGGCCCTCGGCCCGTACCGGCATCCGGTAGTGGGCGCCGAACGTGGACACGACGATGTCGCCATCGCCGGGATCCGCGCCGGCCGCGGTGAGGCGCTGCCAGAGCAGCGGCCGCAGCCGGTCCAGGAGGGCCGCGACGTCCGGGACGCGGACGTAGTACTGCTCGGCCTGCTCGCGCGGCGTGTGCTCCAGGAACTCCTGCCAGGCGGCGGATGTCACCGTGCCCGGCCGGTCGACGACGCGCACCGGCCCCTCGGGGGCCAGGGCGGCGACCCCGCGCAACAGCTCCCGGGCCGCCGCCCCGTCGCGTGCGGCGGCCTCGGCGAGGAGCACCCCGCCGTCCGGGGGCGTGGTGCGGCCGGTGGCGACGACGGCACCGGCCCGCTCCAGGACCCACAGCGCGCTCGCCTCGTGCTCAAGGAGCCACCGCCAGCAGGGGGCCGAGTGCGGCATCGCCACGTCGAAACGTTCCTGCGCCGCGTCCTGGAGGGCCGCCACCGCGGGGATGTCGGCGGGCCGGGCGGCGCGCAGCGCGGGCGCTCCCGCACCGGGCGGCGGTGTCCGCACGGCCAGGGTCCGCGGCATGTCGATGGCGTACTCGTACCCGAACAGCCGGTAGAAGTACGGGATCCCGATCATCGCCTGGACCACGTGGCCCCGCGCGGCGGAACGTGCGTGCGCCCAGCCCATGAGGGCCCGCACCAGGCCGCGGCCTTCGTACTCCTTGTCCGTGGCGACCAGTTCGACCTGTCCCGCGGGCAGCTGGACGCCGCCGACGCGCAGGCTCTCGTCGAGGAGCGTCGCGGTGGAGACGACGCGGTCACCGTCGACGACCACGGCGCAGGAGGACCACCCGGCGTCCGGGTCCTCGGCCACGAGGCGGTGGTCGAGGGCGTCGGCGGGCTCGCCCCGCGCGGTCAGCAGCGCGCCGATCCGGTCGAGGTCCTGAGGGCGGGCCTCGCGCAGCACGAGGCCGTCGGCCAGGCAAACAGGGGCGGCGGAGGGAGCGGTCGTCGTCACGGCCGGACTATCGCACCGCCCGATTCGGCCCGTCCACCGGGTTTTCCGTCCGGGCTTCGCCCCGGGCGGCCAGGCGACGGCCGACGCAGGCGGTGATGGCGGGGACGACCGCCTCCATCGCCGGGCGCCAGCCGGGGACGGAGTTGACCTCGCAGACGGTGTAGGTGTCCTCCGAGGCGAACAGCAGGTCAACCCCGGCGATGTCCAGGCCCAGGGCGCGGGCCGCGTCCACCGCCAGCTCCTCCGCGCGCGGGTAGCGCCCCCGGCACAGCGCGGCGGAGCCGCCCTTGGCGATGTTGGCGGTGAGGCCGCCGTTGCCGGAGGTGTGCAGCACGGCGTCCACCGGCTCGCCGTCGACGACGATGACGCGCAGGGTGCGGCCGTGGGAGTGGGCCACGTGCTCCTGGAACAGGAACGGCACCTCGTGCTGGAGACTGCCGGCCAGCGCGCGCAGCAGCTGGGCGTCGGGAGCGAGGAACACCTGCGTGCCCTTGCAGCCGCTGACGGACTTCACCACGCACGGCCCGTCAAGCCGAGGGCTGCGGACCACGCCTTCGAGCGGCGCGGTGGCGTAGGAGAGGGTGTCGGGCACGGGCAGTCCCGCCAGGGCGAGTTCCTGGAGCTGCCAGAGCTTGTTGCGGCTGGTGAGGTGGGCGTCGACGCCGTTGACCAGGGTGCTGCCCATGCGCTCCAGATGGCGGAGCAGGGTCACCTCGCGGTCGTCGCGCATGGGCCCCGCCACCTGGCGCACGCACACCACCTCGGGAGCGGGCAGCTCCGCGCCGCCGAGGGTGTGCAGCACCAACCGGCCGTCCTGGACGCCGAAGAGCAGCTCGTCGGTGTGCCAGACCGCGAAACGGTCGCCGTGGGCGGCCGCGAGGGCGTCGGCGAGCTCACGCGTGGACCTGCGCAGCGCGGTGGGGTGCTGCCGCACCAGCATCCATACGTGCGCGGGTGCAGCGATCACCGGGCGGGTACGGTCCTGTGGCTCCACACTGGCTCCTCGTCTCGACGCCGCCCTGGTGAGGGGCGGTCCGGAAGGGGCCAGTCTCACAGACGGCCCGGTGAGCGGCGGACGAGCGGCGAGGGCATGGCCGGGTCCCGGCCCCGGGCCGGGCGGCGCGGGGCCCGGCCGGACGGCCCGTGCGGGGCGGCCCGGTCCGCCGGAAAACCGGTTGACCGGGCTGCGGCGCCACGGGCTAGATTCCGTGCATGGCCGACGTTCAGGGCACATATGATGATCTGTTCACCGCCGTACCCCAGGCACTCGCGGCGCTCCTCGACTCGGGTGACACGGGGGCCTCGGCAGCCGTCTTCGTGGACGGCGAGCCGGTGGTCGACGTCTGGGGCGGCTTCGCCGACGCGGACCGTACGACTGACTGGCAGCGGGACACCCTCGTCAACACCTGGTCCGTCACGAAGACGATGACGGCGCTGTGCGCCCTGATCCTCGCGGACCGCGGCGCACTCGACCCGGACGCGCCGGTCGCCCGGTACTGGCCGGAGTTCGCGGCCGCGGGCAAGCGGGGCGTGCTGGTCCGCCATCTGCTCGCGCACACCGCGGGCCTTCCCGACTGGGAGGGGCCCGTCGAGGAGCTCTACGACTGGCCGGCCGCCACGGCGCGCCTGGCCGCGCAGACACCGCGCTGGGACCCGGGCACCGCGGCCGGATACCACTCGCTGACCCAGGGGTTCCTGGTCGGTGAGGTCATCCGCCGGATCACCGGCCGAGGCCCGGGCCGCTTCTTCGCCGAAGAGGTGGCCGGGCCGCTGGGCGCCGACTTCCACCTGGGCCTGGCGGCCGAGCACGACGGCCGGGTCGCGCTCGCGGTGCCGCCGCCCTCCCAGGGCGAGGACTACGCCGCGAGCGCCCCGGGCAGCGGCGCCGCGCCCTCCGATGCGACCGCGATCCGGGTCCGCGACGGCAACAGCGTCGCCTGGCGCCGCGCGGAGATCCCCGCAGCGAGCGGCTTCGGCAACGCCCGCTCGGTCGCGCTCGTGCAGTCGGTCCTGGCCTGCGGGGGAGCGGTGGGCGACGTACGGCTCCTGTCGAAGGCGGGCTGCGACCGCGCGTGGCAGGAGCAGTTCCACGGTGAGGACCGCGTCCTGGGCACCTCGATGCGCTACGGCATGGGCTACGGCCTGTTCGGCACCACCTACGGATGGGGCGGCTGGGGCGGTTCGCTGGTCATGGTCGAGCCCGACGCCCGCATGGCGGTGGCGTACGTGACGAACCAGCTGCGCCGGCCCGAAGAGGACAACCGGGGGCTGGACGTCGTGATGGCCGCCTACGACGGGCTCACGGCCCTGCGCGCCTGATCCCGCGGGGGCGCGTCACCTCCGTGCCACCCGTGCGAGCCGGTCGAGCTGCTTGTCGACCACCGCGCCGAGGGGGAAGCGGGGCGCGTCCCGGGCGCCGCGGTCACTCATGTCCACGGTGAGCGTGCCCACGCGCACCCAGGTGTGGTGGTCGACCAGCCGGGCGCCGTCCCGACCGGTCGAGCTCAGGTCGAAGGTGACCGCCTCGTCACCGAACTCCGCGGCCTTCACCAGGGATATCCGGGAGTTGAGCCTGCCCTCCGGGGTCTGCCCCACCAGCGCCCTACAGGTGGTGAGGCCGTCCGTCAGCCGCTGGAACCGCTCGGTGGCCCCGGTGCCCGCGTACGAGGCCAGCCAGGTGCGCCCGCCCCAGGTCCTGCCGCGCCACCAGAAGTCCTGGATCACGGACGCGGACGCGTGGTGGGCGACGAGCGCGTCGAACACGTCCTGGCAGCCGGGGCCCGGCACCCGCACCGGCGGATCGTAGCGGGGCACGGGCCCCTGCACCGAGGTGCTCTCGGCCCGCGGCACGTCCGCGTCCCGCAGGAGGAGGGACTTCAGTTTCCCCGCGGTGAGCGGCCGGGCCCCGGCCGACGACGGCGTGGCGGACGCCCGCGCGGCCGACGACGGGGCGGCCGACGCCGGTGCCGTGTCCTGCGACCGCCCGGCGTCCCCCGCCTCCTGCGCCGAACACCCGGCGACGACGG harbors:
- the narH gene encoding nitrate reductase subunit beta, translating into MPRDEGAIGRCMAQVAMVMNLDKCIGCHTCSVTCKQTWTNRSGTEYAWFNNVETRPGQGYPRGYEDQDRWKGGWRLKHGRLVPRSGGRARRLARLFANPELPSLDDYYEPWTYDYDNLISAPLGDDVPTAAPRSQIDGRPTSVTWGPNWDDDLGGGPQHLAGDPVLRDIGEQVRLEYEQAFMFYLPRICEHCLNPSCVAVCPSGALYKRIEDGIVLVDQDRCRGWRMCVTGCPYKKVYFNHSTGKAEKCTLCYPRIEAGQPTVCSETCVGRLRYLGVILYDADKAGEAAATPDEKDLYQAQLDCFLDPFDPRVAAAAEASGIPHDWITAARRSPVYDLISRYQVALPLHPEYRTLPMVWYVPPLSPVVESLTATGHDGEDPAKLFAAIDTLRIPVSYLAGLFTAGDPAPVEAALCRLAAMRSHMRRVNLGEEQDPAIARAVGMDAGEVEAMYRLLALAKYDERYVIPTGYHTTATGDEPDGCSLDHDHGPGMFDADAFHTPPPGTEEPEPEHAGTSLRGRVNLLDWNGQGRPDGLFPGPEGHRA
- the narJ gene encoding nitrate reductase molybdenum cofactor assembly chaperone yields the protein MSGTPLVHQAASLLLRHPDADWPHRLHAVTTALAAAPGRRAEPLLRFCAAVTDVPVLDLSARYVATFDRSRRRTLHLTYYTDGDTRRRGQSLLRWQDLYRAHGWQPPADELPDFLPLALEFAARCPAPGRTALREHRAAVELLRLALRDHRSPYADVLEAVCRTLPGASPTDRAAALRLARTGPPTETVGLLPFPRRTAAHPHEEETVS
- the narI gene encoding respiratory nitrate reductase subunit gamma, with amino-acid sequence MKHLHTTLWGVLPYLVVAFMVTGTVWRYRYDRFGFTTRSSQLHENRLLRVGGPLFHFGLLFVIAGHLIGLLVPEAFTDRVHVHEWLYHANALLVGGIAGLATLAGLAILLYRRLRVPAVRGATSRSDRAVYPLLAAVILAGITATASTAPPHHYDYRLGVSVWVRSLFALDPDVSAMSHAPFVYQTHTLLAMALFALWPFSRLVHAFTAPVGYLARPYIVYRSRGARPAPVTRPAPVAAPPVRDAAARR
- a CDS encoding tellurite resistance/C4-dicarboxylate transporter family protein — protein: MRDGLRLRDRCRSLPPACFAPVMATGIVSRALNEAGIRTASTLLFAFACALYAVLLVASGAKALFHPAALRAELTDPARVFGHFTFVAASGVLATRLSHGPARGTAYVLLAVAGAAWAVLALGLPRLPRSAAREADGTWFLAAVGLQSLVLCLTSLPPRPVLVPLAFALWWCGVLLYAGTATVLGHRLLRHPPGPARCTPAYWVTMGAVAISTLAGTQLHDHEDLLPPAARGTLALAVVVLWSWATVLIPPLLATGWWRHLHHRVPLAYEPALWCVVFPVGMYATATARVTATLTPHAPGAAVRLLAWVAAAVWLTVQGHAVAARRPARP
- a CDS encoding MarR family transcriptional regulator, producing the protein MVSSEGLAAGRRDRGGGGGAGGGGGAVVDEDDVVAVVMAASRLVMGMSARALAEVDETLSLPQLRTMVALEGCGPVKLAELAEVLGVNASTALRAVARLEAGGLVDRRANPDSRREVILTLTPSGAALVERVLRHRRREVAKLVEGVPPEARSGLVAGLRALLEVAGDRSIHVPEVAEEFRRVAP
- a CDS encoding helix-turn-helix domain-containing protein, producing the protein MDHERTPSGRGVLEGAFLLLEELARVGEAGPTGLSHATGLPKSTVHRLLDQLTALGAVERLDGGYRIGATVARLGRSWNAHRALERNAALPLRHLVSVTRATVCLTVPHAGQMTVVTGIPAAAREFFPHLAGQTLPPDSAADVIFAAAGPTAAPPPQGHTAAQWTRRVRRAREQGADMHQYEWDGERNCLAVPVHAPSGEVVAAVGVAVVDTRRLTTTVEAAQRAARMLSTSLGRTPGAGTPRGC
- a CDS encoding protein TolB, translating into MAGSVQSSAVRALRIGRAAVAVTAVGVVGLTVPPATAQAAGPVPSPAPSVERVSVAADGTQADNNSTHASLSRNGAFTVFHSAATNLTSEPTPRPPGAVHVRDNATGAVKRIRDSLQDPAVSDDGRYVTYLGWGSQTVKVKLTDLETGQTRTVSSGPAKAGSNSATMSADGRYIAFTQLPDHPSVPSRVDVYDRVKDTYETVSEGPPVSTRDMQEPSISADGRYVAYRDAGTGEVWRYDRDQHTRVRVDDSGSSELVQLSGNGRTVAINTTDGTYVRDVPNGATTRLPGKRIDALSQNGHQVLYQSNGPVAYSALRLRHVPSGRETDVHGTARAVPGALAGEDRLVFDSPDAGIVPGDTNGKADIFLWRAHPPQNGR
- a CDS encoding GNAT family N-acetyltransferase, whose product is MTTTAPSAAPVCLADGLVLREARPQDLDRIGALLTARGEPADALDHRLVAEDPDAGWSSCAVVVDGDRVVSTATLLDESLRVGGVQLPAGQVELVATDKEYEGRGLVRALMGWAHARSAARGHVVQAMIGIPYFYRLFGYEYAIDMPRTLAVRTPPPGAGAPALRAARPADIPAVAALQDAAQERFDVAMPHSAPCWRWLLEHEASALWVLERAGAVVATGRTTPPDGGVLLAEAAARDGAAARELLRGVAALAPEGPVRVVDRPGTVTSAAWQEFLEHTPREQAEQYYVRVPDVAALLDRLRPLLWQRLTAAGADPGDGDIVVSTFGAHYRMPVRAEGLGSVVTGGPMQGPRAVGGAGVAPDQLPALLFGPHGLEGLTRLRPDVYAAREELFRALFPPLTADVLSFYLPF